The Akkermansia sp. RCC_12PD genome contains the following window.
TGGCCAGCACCAGGCAAAGAAGCATGAATGCGGAACCAAAATAAACCGTAGCCTTTTTCAGCACGTCCGTCGTGCGGGCCCCAAAAGCCTGGTCCGTAATGGCCGCGCCGAAGGCCGCGCCCAGCCCCTCCTGCTTGGGTCTTTGCATAAGTACCACGCCCAGAAGAAGAAGGGAGACAACAACCAAAACGGCAAAAAGCAACTGAATGCTGATATTGAGTGAATCTGCTAGAAAAAGGTTCATGAGCGCGGGGAGTATGTGTGAATTCGAATGGTTTGTAAAGTCTAGGAAATGATTTCGTTATGCTCGTTGCAGACGATTTTCTTAGGGACAATGGGCTTGTCGGACAGGGCAAAGCTCATAATCACCACGCGTTCCCCCGTCTTGATCAGGTGGGCGGCGCCTCCGTTCATGATAATATTCCCCGTTCCCGCCGGGCCCTGCAAGGCATATGTTTCCAAACGATTGCCGGACGTGACGGAGGCCACGAGCACTTTCTCCCCGGGCCACAAATCCACCGCCGCCATCAGATCGGCAGGAATCTCGATGCTGCCTTCATACTGAACATCGCCGCGGGTAATCATGGCACGATGGATTTTTGATTTTAACTGCTCAACCAACATGACGTGCGAACACAAAACCCCCGATCGCCCCCGCGGTCAAGCCGACATCCTTCATTTTACAGTTTTTTGTGTCTTACTCTGCCCGTTCCAGCACTTCCGCGGCCTGCCGGGCATCCAGCGCAAGCTGGCTTTTCAGGGCGTCCAGAGAAGGGAATTTGGCTTCCGGCCTCAGAAACCGTACGGGCGTCACCTCCATCTGCGCTCCGTAAATATTCCCCGGCTGGCCGAACAGATGGGTTTCCAGCAGAAGCTCACCCGCTTCTCCTTCCACGGTGGGGCGTATTCCCAGATTGGCCACGCCGCCGTAACCCATCCCGTTCACGCAGGCGCGGACGGCGTAAACTCCCTGGGGGGGCAGCAACTCGGTACCGGGCCTCATGTTGGCCGTGGGGTAATCCAGCAAACGCCCCAGCTGGCGGCCATGAATCACCGTTCCCTGCCAGCGGAAGGGACGCCCCAGCAGCCGCATTGCCAGAGGAAAGTCTCCGAGCCGCACGGCCTCCCGGATGCGGGTACTGCTGACCCGCTCCCCATCGCGCAAAATGGCGGGAATGGCCGTCACCTTGAACCCGTAATGTTCTCCCAGGCTGCGCAAAGTTCCCACATCGCCCGCACGGTCGCGTCCAAAATGCCAGTCCTCGCCCACGACAACCTCGGCCACCCGGCAGGACGAACACAATTCCCCGATGAACTCTTCCGGGCTCATGGACGCCAGCGCCGCGGAAAACTCCAGGCTCAACACCATCTCCACGCCCATTTCTTCCAACAGGGCGAACTTTTCACGGTCCGCGGCCATAATGGCTGCCGGCGCCTCCTCCGGCCGGACGTGTGCCAGCGGATGACGGCGAAACGTCAGCACAGCGGGAATTCCGCCGTTCCTGCGGGCGCCTTCCACCGCGGCGCCAATCACCGCCGCATGGCCGACATGCAGCCCGTCAAACATCCCCATGGCCCAGTGCACGGGGGAGGACACGTCCTTCAATTGCTTGAACTCCTGGTAAACAAACATGCTTTTACTTGGCAATCAGGATGGCCGCCAGTTCCGCCAGGGAAAGCATTGTCCGGAACAACTCCTCCCTGGGCGCGGTTTTCAGGGTTTCCACCGTAATGGCCCGGTCCAGCGTAAAGCGGCCGGACTGCGTGCGCCGCAAGGCGCTCAAATGGGCTCCGCAGCCCAGCGCCTTTCCTATATCATAGGCATAGGAACGCACGTAAAAACCCTTGGAGCACTGAACGGTGAAATCCACTTCCGGAATGGCCATGCGGGTAATCCGGTGGCCGAAAACCTCCACGGGCCGCGGTTCACGGACAACTTCCTGCCCTTTGCGCGCCAGCTTGTACAGCGGCACGCCGTCCTTCTTGATGGCGGACACCATGGGAGGAATCTGCTCAAACTGCCCGTCAAACCGGTCAAAGGCATCCCTCACCGCCTCATCGGTAACACCTTCCACGGAATACTCCGCCACCACTTCCCCCATGGCATCCTGGGAGGAAGTCTCCACGCCCAGCGTCAGCGTGCCGGCGTATTCCTTGTGTTCGCACATCAGCTTGTCCTGAAGCTTGGTGGCCTTTCCCACCACCAGCATCAGCAGCCCCGTAGCCATGGGGTCCAGCGTACCGCAGTGGCCGATCTTCTTGATCCCCAGGGACCGGCGCGCAATCGCCACAACATCGTGGGAAGTCATGTCCTGCGCCTTGTCGATCAACAGTACGCCTGACGGAGTTTGTATGGAATCGGAATTATTCATGAAATCTGCTGTTGGAGCACGCGTTCCACTTCCGCCTGCATGGCCTCCAGAATAACGAGGCGCACTTCCTCAACCGGTCCCCTGATGCGCACTCCGGCAGCCATCGCATGGCCGCCGCCTCCAAAGCGGGAAGCCAACTCGGCCACGGAAATTTCCGTTACCTTGGACCTCAGGGAAATGCGGATGCGCGGATCGTCCTCGGACTCCTCCAAATAAGCGGCCAGCCAGACGCCCTGAACGGAACGCAGCAAATCAATCAATCCTTCCGTATCTTCCGGGCGGCAGCCTATCCGGGCCTTGGCCTCATTCGTCAGGCAAAAAGTGCAAATCCTGCCGTCCGGCGTCAACTGCATGCCATTGAGCACTTCACGGAACAACTGCATCTTCACCCACGGTTTCTCCTGATAGAGCTGGCGGTTGATATCCTGCACATTGACTCCCATCCGGATCAGGTCCGCCGCCAATTCCATCACGGCGGCCGTCGTCATCTGGTACTGGAAAGACCCCGTGTCCGTGCTGACGGCCACATAAAGGGCATCGCGCATCACCGGAGTAAAGGGAATGCCCAGATACTTGAAAAAATAATAAAGCACCGCCCCCGTGGCGCATTCATCCGGCAGAACGCACTGCACGTCCCCAAACCTCTCATTGGTCTGGTGGTGGTCGATGTTCGCCCACACCTTGGCTCCGGCCAGGGCACGCAGGCTCCGTTCCCCCAGGCGTTTCAAGGCGCCGTTATCCACGGAAATGGCCACTTCCACATCCACCGGTTCGTCAGGCGTGGAAATAATGTCCTCCACGCCGGGAAGAAAGGCCAGGCTGGCAGGAACGCCGTCCTCATTCATCATGACCACGTGCTTGCCCATGTTCTTCAGGGCATCCCCCAGAGCCAGCGTGGAGCCGATGGCGTCCCCGTCCGGATGGATATGCGCCACTACCGCAAAGCTGTCATAATTGCGGATCAAGTCCGCCAAAGGCGCAAATTCGGGACAATGTTTCCAATCTTCCATATGGTCTGCCCCGTTTGTATAGAAAAAGCCGCACCTGGACAATCACCAAGTGCGGCTTGAAAAGTCGTGTCAATCCCTGAAGAGGATTACTTCTTGGACTTCATGACCACGGGGGCAATATCGGCGCCCGGCTGGTTCAGGTCGTTGAACTTGGGAAGGGGAGTCAGGGGCGGAGCGCCCTGATCCTGGCAGCAGCAGGAAGCCATGATGCTTGCCGCGAAAGCGGAAAGAGCCAGAATGGTAATCTTCTTCATATGCGTGGTTAAATGATGGGTGATAAAGGATATGGAAATATCTTGGAGCATAAAAGCACACCATCCGGGCGGCCGTCAATCAAATTTGATAAAATCTGTTCCCGGAATGCCTTCCGGCCGGAGACGGACGGTTCTGCAAGGGGCAAGACGCATAAATCGCTGGCCTCACGGCATGGGAAGGTATAATGTCCGCAAAGCTGTTTTTGCTATGCCTTTCTCCGTTAGAATCCTCCGGTTTTTCGGCATCCTGCTGCTGGGTGTTTGCGCGCTGGGGGTAGCCGCCATAAGCTGGGCTTATCTGATTGAGCCCAACCTGCTGTTCGTCCGGCAGGTGGACTACCGCATTCCCCAGTGGAATGGGCGGGGCAGCCCCCTGAAAGTCGTTGTCGCCGGAGACCTCCATCTCATGCCCACCGCATTTGACGAAGTGAGAGTCCTACGCTACGTTCAGAGGATCATGCAGCTCAAGCCGGACCTGATCCTTCTGGTGGGGGATTATGCCCGCGGCTCCAGTAAAAACGCCAGCATGAACCCGCAAAAGGCGGCACAGCTCCTCCAAGGGCTGGAAGCACCCTGCGGGGTATTCGCGATTCAGGGCAACCATGATTTCACATTCGGCTGGAACAACTGGAAGAAGGAACTGACCCATGCGGGCATCAGGATTCTTGCCGACAAAAGCGTTCTCATCACGCTTAACGACGGGCGCAGGCTCCAGCTTTCCGGGCTTCTGGATTCCTTCCGCCACTCAAAAAAACAATTCCCGGAACGGCAGTCCCCAAACATCCCTCACATCGTATTGTGCCACCGTCCGGAAATCGACCACATTCTTTCAGAAGGGGACGCGGACTTCATCATCAGCGGCCATACGCACGGCGGCCAAATCCGCCTCCCCTTCAATCTGCTATGGTTTGAAGCCAGCCCGGAGCATACCCAGCCCTATACCTACCCCTGGCATATTTCCGCCGGAAACAAATATCTGATTACCAAAGGCCTGGGCACCAGCACGCTCCCCCTGCGCTTCAACTGCCCGCCGGAAATCTACCTGCTAACCTTGCACTGATGGCGGCAATCTGTTTCCGCATGGCAACAAACAGCCGCAGGTCTGTTTTTCACTGCTTGATTTTCTTCGGGCATATGCCAGCATGGAAAGTTCACCTGCCTCTCCATTCATGCCTGTTTCCGCCAATAAAACACCCGCAATAAAAAATGCCATCCTGTTCGGCAACGGACTGATGCGCACTTTGGGAAGCCCCAGCAGCCCGGACCTCCTCAAAGAAACCATCTGCAGCCGGCCCTGCGGAGAATGTGCGGGATCCTATTGCCCCTTCACCGAGGAAAAAAATTGCCTCCCTTTTCCTCTGATCTATGAATACCTGATCTTGAAGGAGCAAAAACAACATCCGGAAAAGAACATGCGCAGCCTCTCTGCCATGATGCGTGAAAAGCTCAAAAAACAGTTGGAACAGTTCACCCCGCAGAACCATCCGGAATCCATTCTGCACGCCCTCGCGGACCTCCGGGCGGATGATTACCTGACCACCAACTATGATACCTTCCTGCGCCGGATTCTGGAATTGCGGGGTTATGAACAAAAATCCAGCCAGCATTCGGAAACCAAATACAGCATCCGGCGCCATGCCTGCATGGAAAACAAGGAACATTCACATTCATGCCGCATCTGGAACATCCACGGCACCTACAACGACAAGCCGGATTCCTTCACTATCCAATATGGATACGAGCATTATTGCGGATGCATCGGCAAGATCGACAATTATTTAAAAGGCACATACACCTATCAGTTGCACAAAAAGGAAGTCTCCGTTCCGCGTATGTATAAAAAATTACAGGATTACAAGCTTCGGAAAGGAGAATCATGGATTGATGCCTTCTTTTTCTCCAATATTCATATCCTGGGCCTGAACCTTTCTCCGGAAGAAATAGACCTATTGTATATCTTGAATCTCAGGTCACGATGGCTGCGTGACCCAAAAATCAAAAACCGCATTCGGAATCGCATCGTCTTTTACGGACAGCCGACCAATGCTGTAAAAGCCCTGCTGGAACAATTCAGCGTGGAAGTCCGTTCCTCTTCTCCCGAACCACCTTGCGAAAACGCGAAGAATGAGGCATATGAAGATTATTACAAACGTGTTCTAAAAGACATCAAATCCGAAATGGGGCAATCTGGGAATTGACTCTTCCTTATCCCCTGTCTTCTTCATCAAATCGTTCCCGCAGCCTCAGAATTTTATTTCCGGTCATTCTATAAACCGGCTTGTAAAGGTACTTTTTCAGCACGGCCAGCGGAGTCCTGCCGGGAAGAGGACCGCGCAGAAGTCCGGCGTCTCGCATGGCCCGTTCGTAACGCTTCCCTTCATAGCGCCAATTATACCTCCAAGGCTTGTGAACACCCTGATAATGGAGAATTCCGGGCTCCAGGGCCGCTTCCACCGCCTGCCGGGGCGTCACGCCGCGCCAGAACTTCTCTCCGGGATTATTTTTCAAAATGCGCCGCGTCAGCCCGTCATGCCAATTCCAGCGGGGATGCAGAGGAACCGTCAATTCGCACAAGGCGCCGTTCAGAGCGTCCTGGTCCGGGCAGGTAAGCCTGTCCCTGTGGCTGACGGCATAATCCAGCACGGCGCGCACCAGCCCCTTCTCCCGGAAAACGTCCACATTCATCAGCAGCACTCCGGAGTTGAAATACCCCGTGCAGTTCAGCGGCATGTCCAGCCGTTCGTTAAAATGGGAACCGGGCTTTGAAAAATTCTCAAACACCACTCCCACCGCCTTTCCGGTCAGGTCCGTGCGGAAAAGCTCCGTCAAATCCCGGCAAACCAGCACATCAATATCCAGATAAAGAATATTGCCCTTTTCCTCCTTCAGCAGCTCCGGAATAAACACGCGCCCCCAGGCGGGTACGGGCCACTGTTCGGTATGGGGGAAATCGTGCTCCTCCAGGATATTAGAAATCTCAATAAACTCCAGCCGGCAATCGAACGGAGCCGCCAGCTCTTCCAGCTTGCGGCGGTTGCCGGCATCAATGTCGTCGGAAAGCACGTAAACCTTGTAAAAAGTGTCCGGCCCCGCCGTGTTCAGCAAAGAAAAAACCGTGACGCTCAAGGGCAGTATTCCCCGGTTGTCACTGGCGAGGACGACGGCGAATTCATTCTTTTTCATGGGAGGAAACGGGTAGGGTCAATGGCGGAACAGTTGAGGCACTCTCTTGCGCATCTTCTTCCAATAATAGGAAAAGCCCAGGCCGGACTTCCCGGCCAGCCAGGATTTCAGCAATTTGGCTTCCGTGGCGGTCAGGCAGCTGTCATCTTCTTCCGGACGGTACAGGCCTTCTTCACGGAGTACGCGGCACACTGTCCGGGTAACATCTTCCTGCTCGGAATGAGGCGCATACTTGCGTACATTGCGCACGCACATCACCAACAACCTTAGAAAAGCCGTCCGGTACTCCTCCAGCAAACCTTTCTCTTTCCATTCCTTTAAAACTAATAACGCCACTTTCACATAATCCAAGGACTTCACGGAACAACCAGAAGCAAATTCGTCCGTAATGGAACCACTCCGCTTGCGATAGACGTACAACGGCTTGCGCACGACACAGGCACGTTTGCAGAATGGAAACGTGAGGTAATGAAAATAAATATCCTCACATAAAAATCCTTCCGGAAACTGTGTTCCGTATTGTTCCACAACGGAACGCCGCACCATCATGCCATTGGCGCCATGGTGAACCTTTCCAATGGTGGACGGAGTACAGGGGATCCAGCTCGCGTCCGGTTCCGCTACGTCTTTTGGCAAATAGAAATCTTTCTTCTCCGGCTCATCCTCATAAAAATAGCGGTAACCGCACACCACCCGGTCCGCAGAACAGGCGCACGCCGTTTCGTACATCTCTCTTAAAGCGTCCGGTTCCATCCAGTCGTCGGAATCCACCAGGAGAAGGAACTCACCCTCCGCATGCTTCATCGCCAAGTTGCGCGTACGGGAAAGCCCTCCGTTAGAAGGAGCGCTGACTACCTTGACGCGAGGGTCCCGTTCCTTCCATTCCTCAAGAATGGACAGGGACGCGTCCGTGGAAGCGTCATCCACACAGATAATTTCCAAATCCGTGAAAGACTGGCTGCAAAGACTCTGCAAACACGCAGACACATAGGAAGCCACATTGTAAACGGGCACGATAACGGAAATTTTAACAGGATGCGTCATGGCCATTCTTTCCGGAAAGATTCAGGGACAAATAGGGTACCAGCGTGGACCACACTTGGTCCACCGTGATTTCCTCAATGCTTCCCGGGGAAATCAGGTTCGTGATACGGCAGGCCGTGATGGCGGACTTGCGCGTCCGGTGGCAGAAAATGGCCGTTACGGGTACTCCGGAATAGGCGCACATATGCGTAGGGCCCGTATCATTGCCCACACAGGCCAGGGAGCGCAACGCCATCTGAGGAATATCCATCAGAGAGGACTTGCCCAGAAAACTGACAGCCAGTGGAGAACTGGAGGCGATGGCCTCCACTTCCTCGGCTTCCGCCCTGGTGCCAATCACTACGGACGCTATGCCCCGCTCCGCCAGACGCCGCGCCAGGGAGCAGAAATTCTCCACGGGCCAGCGTTTGTAGGGATGTGAGGGGGAACACCCCGGAATCATCAGCACATACCGTTCCGGAAGTTCGTCAAAATGCCGGCCCTCCCCGTGCATGAAGGATAAATCCGTCAGGACGCGCTCCAGCCGATATGGCTCCCTTTCCACCTTCCCCAGACGAAACCCTCCGTTTTTCAACAATCTGCGGCGTTCTCCGGAATTGCAGGCCACCCAATCCATATCGCGGTTGAGCAGAAAGCGGATGGCCGGATAATAGCGTTTCCTGGTTCGGGAGGATTCCTGGAGGTCATATACCACGTCAAAATTTCCCTTAACGATGGAACGGATGGCCGCCCAGGTGGCACCCAGCTTCCAGTACGGAACCCGGTCATCCACGATGAAATCGTCAAACACGCCCAGCTGCTTCGCCATCGGGACGAACATTCCCATCGTCATCAGGGTGATGCGGGCCTCCGGATGAAGCTCCCGGAGACGTTTCATCGTCCCCATGGCCAGCACCACGTCGCCCAGGGCCCCGTGCTTGATGATCAAAATGCGTTGCGCAGGCATGAATGAAAAACAATCCGGGGTTAAACGTAGCTGTCCTCCCGGTCCAGATACTTCTGCACGTACTGCCGCACGCCGTCTTCCAGAGAAGTCATGGGAGCCGAATATCCGGCGGTGCGCAGCCGGGAAAGGTCAGCCTGCGTGTAATACTGGTATTTGCCCTTGAGTTCCTCAGGCATTTCCCGGTAGCCGATTTTTTCCTGAAGGCCCAGGGCATTGAACACCGCCTTGGCCAGATCGTAAAACGAACGTGCCTCCCCGGAGCCCACATTGAACAGGCCGCTCACTTCCGGATGGTCCAGCAGCCAGAGAACCACATCCACGCAGTCCCCCACCCACACGAAGTCCCGGAGCTGCCAGCCGTCCCTGTAGTCGGGATGATAGGACTTGAACAGCTTGACCGTCTCATTTACTTTTACTTGGGGGAAAATGTGGGCCACCACACTCTTCTGGCCGCCCTTGTGGTACTCATTGGGACCGTACACGTTGAAAAACTTGAGGCCGGCATACTGGAGAGGGACCGTGCGCCCTTCCCGCACTTCCCTGGCCACCTTCCGGTCAAACAGGGCCTTGCTCCATCCGTAGGCGTTCAACGGCCGCAGCGCATTGACATGCTCCAAGGACGGATTGTCGTCAAACCCCATGGAGCCGTCCCCGTAAGTGGCCGCGGAGGAGGCGTAAATGAACTGCTTCCCGTACAGGGTGCAGAATTCCCACAAGTACCAGCTCAATGTAAAATTCGTCCGGATAATCAGATCCGCATCCGTTTCCGTCGTCGCGGAAATCGCGCCCATGTGAATGACGGCCTCAATTTCTTCCGCGTGCGTTTCCATGTAATCGAACATGTCTTCCGGGGGCACCACCGCGCACAACTCCCGTTTGGCTATGTTCTTCCATTTGTCGGAGGAGCCCAGCGTATCCACCACGACAATATCTTTTTTGCCGGCCTTCTCCAGGGCTGCGACAATATTTGAACCGATGAATCCGGCTCCGCCTGTGACAATAATCATAACAGAAAAATAGATAAAGAAGTTGTACCGCCTTCTTTTACCACAGCCTCCCTGTGCTAGGCAACTGCCATTTGAAATGTCCCAGAACGCGACTTTTCAACAAATTTACGGTTCGGGTACTCCAACTCCTATCCGGACAAGATGGAAATCCATGGGAATGAAACCGCCTCAGCATACTTATCATACTTTTGTCCCGGCCCCCGGACACGCTCCTCCTCGTTGGGAAATTCTTCAATGACCTGCTTTTCCAAAATTACCATTGACCACGGACTATAAATCCGTTACCCATAAGAAGCCTCTTTATGCCTCCTGACGTCTCCATTATCGTTCCCTGCTATAATGTAGCCGCTTACATAGATGTCTGCCTGGAAAGCCTGACCCGGCAAACTCTTCGCAGCATAGAAATTATCTGCATTAATGACGGTTCCACGGACAACACATGGAACTGCCTGCTCCGGTGGCAGGCGAAGGATGACAGAATCATCCTTCTGAACCAATCCAATGCAGGCGTTTCCACCGCACGGAATGCGGGGCTGGATGCGGCGCGGGGACTGTACGTAGGTTTTGCGGACCCGGACGACTATGCGGACCCTGAAATGTATGGGCGCCTTCTTTCCGGAGCGCTGGAACATGATGCCGACGTGGTGGAATGCGGAAATCATGTTTTTTCCGATACCACGGCTGAGCTGATCGTCTCCAGAAGAAGATCGCCCGCATGGAACTTTGAATCGGATGCGTCTCCCGCCAACTTCTTCCGGGATTCCGTCTGGGGAAAGATGGATATCTGCGTATGGAGCAAGTTGTTCCGGAGAAGCATGCTGGAAACGCACAGCCTCCGGTTCCACGCCGATCTGAAATGTGGAGGAGAAGATGAAACATTCCGCCTGACAGTCCTTCCCCATGCTTCACGCCTTCTGTTCATTCCGGACTGCCTGTATTATTACCGCCTGATGCGCCGGGACTCCCTTTCCAGACACTGCGACGACATTCCCCACTCCCAATGCGTCCAGGAATTCCGAAGGCTGCTGTACATCGTGGACTATTGGAAGGCACGCGGCTGGTTAAACGCCGGCCTGTTTGCCTACGGCGTGCGGAAACTCAAGCCCTTTTTCATCTCCAAGCATCCGCTCTTCAACCGCATGACTCCTCCGCAGAAGCGGATCATTCTGGCATGGTGGCATGAATTCTACCGGCAGGCCGGAGGCGATCTCTTTTTCTCCACCCTTTCCGGACGAGACAGGCAACTGGCCGATCTGCTCAATTCAGTACCTCCTCCTTCCAACGGCTTCAGCCGCATTTTGCTGCTGGCCGGGTCCTGCCTGCCGGGACAGAAGGGCAGGTATTATTCCTGCAAACGGGTCCTTTCCACCTACCTCTCTGATACCCGCTCCTTCTCCGGACTCCCGACAGCCTCTCCGCAAAGGCCTGATTGACACTGCTCCACCTTCCCTATATAACACAGCACATCAACTTCCCGCTTGATGAACCATTTTATTTCATTCGCAGACTCCCGCATGACGGACTCCCTGAACCGTCTGTGCCGGCAGGCGGAGGCCCTGGAGTTTTTCGATGAAACCACGTCGTTCACGGAACACGACCTTCTCCCGGAATTCACCAGCCGCATGGGCAAATACCTGACTCCCTCCTGCAAGGGATTCGGCTACTGGTCCTGGAAACCGTGGATCATCAGCCACGCCCTGCAGAAAATGAAGGATGGGGACCGTCTCCTGTATCTGGATGCCGGCTGCCACATCAATCCGGCAGGCATGAAACGCTTCCGGGAATATGTGGACATTCTGGACCGGGACAACAATGGCATGCTGGCATTTTACAATGGACAGCCTGAATACAAATGGACCAAGGGGGACATCTTCCGCCATTTCTCCATCTCTCCGGAAAATACCCGCATCACGCATAGCCAACAAATCGCGGCCGGACATGTCTTCATCAAAAAAAGCCCCAGGGCGGTAGAATTGATCCGGGACTGGCTCCATATCTTTTACAACCATCTGAATCTGGTGGACAACTCCCCCTCTGTCTCTCCCAATCTGGAGGAATTCGTAGAAAACCGGTACGACCAAAGCATTTTTTCCATTCTGTGCAAACTGCGCGGCGTTACTGCCCTTCCCTGTTCGGAGACTTATGCGGAAGACTGGGACCGACTGGCCTTGTTTCCATTCCAGGATAGGCGCGACATCAGCGTTTCCCCAACACAAAAAACCTGCGGGAACCTGTGGAGACGCCTCTTCCGCAAAACAGGTTAACGGATGTTTCCGGAACAGCCGGTCGCCAGTATCTCCCTATACAGACTCGCATAACGGGACGCAATCACAGGATAGGAAAACTCTCTCTCCGCATACTCCCTTCCGGCATGGCCCAGGCGTTTCAACAA
Protein-coding sequences here:
- the secG gene encoding preprotein translocase subunit SecG — its product is MNLFLADSLNISIQLLFAVLVVVSLLLLGVVLMQRPKQEGLGAAFGAAITDQAFGARTTDVLKKATVYFGSAFMLLCLVLAMLINRQHVKSSESLLSPEMQEAAAKQEASVPVKTPEELQQEELRRRAAEAEAAAASETPVSDTPGAPAPETPPAPQQ
- a CDS encoding aspartate 1-decarboxylase, with translation MLVEQLKSKIHRAMITRGDVQYEGSIEIPADLMAAVDLWPGEKVLVASVTSGNRLETYALQGPAGTGNIIMNGGAAHLIKTGERVVIMSFALSDKPIVPKKIVCNEHNEIIS
- the ribF gene encoding riboflavin biosynthesis protein RibF, with the protein product MFVYQEFKQLKDVSSPVHWAMGMFDGLHVGHAAVIGAAVEGARRNGGIPAVLTFRRHPLAHVRPEEAPAAIMAADREKFALLEEMGVEMVLSLEFSAALASMSPEEFIGELCSSCRVAEVVVGEDWHFGRDRAGDVGTLRSLGEHYGFKVTAIPAILRDGERVSSTRIREAVRLGDFPLAMRLLGRPFRWQGTVIHGRQLGRLLDYPTANMRPGTELLPPQGVYAVRACVNGMGYGGVANLGIRPTVEGEAGELLLETHLFGQPGNIYGAQMEVTPVRFLRPEAKFPSLDALKSQLALDARQAAEVLERAE
- the truB gene encoding tRNA pseudouridine(55) synthase TruB; translation: MNNSDSIQTPSGVLLIDKAQDMTSHDVVAIARRSLGIKKIGHCGTLDPMATGLLMLVVGKATKLQDKLMCEHKEYAGTLTLGVETSSQDAMGEVVAEYSVEGVTDEAVRDAFDRFDGQFEQIPPMVSAIKKDGVPLYKLARKGQEVVREPRPVEVFGHRITRMAIPEVDFTVQCSKGFYVRSYAYDIGKALGCGAHLSALRRTQSGRFTLDRAITVETLKTAPREELFRTMLSLAELAAILIAK
- a CDS encoding DHH family phosphoesterase; the protein is MEDWKHCPEFAPLADLIRNYDSFAVVAHIHPDGDAIGSTLALGDALKNMGKHVVMMNEDGVPASLAFLPGVEDIISTPDEPVDVEVAISVDNGALKRLGERSLRALAGAKVWANIDHHQTNERFGDVQCVLPDECATGAVLYYFFKYLGIPFTPVMRDALYVAVSTDTGSFQYQMTTAAVMELAADLIRMGVNVQDINRQLYQEKPWVKMQLFREVLNGMQLTPDGRICTFCLTNEAKARIGCRPEDTEGLIDLLRSVQGVWLAAYLEESEDDPRIRISLRSKVTEISVAELASRFGGGGHAMAAGVRIRGPVEEVRLVILEAMQAEVERVLQQQIS
- a CDS encoding metallophosphoesterase, giving the protein MPFSVRILRFFGILLLGVCALGVAAISWAYLIEPNLLFVRQVDYRIPQWNGRGSPLKVVVAGDLHLMPTAFDEVRVLRYVQRIMQLKPDLILLVGDYARGSSKNASMNPQKAAQLLQGLEAPCGVFAIQGNHDFTFGWNNWKKELTHAGIRILADKSVLITLNDGRRLQLSGLLDSFRHSKKQFPERQSPNIPHIVLCHRPEIDHILSEGDADFIISGHTHGGQIRLPFNLLWFEASPEHTQPYTYPWHISAGNKYLITKGLGTSTLPLRFNCPPEIYLLTLH
- a CDS encoding SIR2 family protein — its product is MRSLSAMMREKLKKQLEQFTPQNHPESILHALADLRADDYLTTNYDTFLRRILELRGYEQKSSQHSETKYSIRRHACMENKEHSHSCRIWNIHGTYNDKPDSFTIQYGYEHYCGCIGKIDNYLKGTYTYQLHKKEVSVPRMYKKLQDYKLRKGESWIDAFFFSNIHILGLNLSPEEIDLLYILNLRSRWLRDPKIKNRIRNRIVFYGQPTNAVKALLEQFSVEVRSSSPEPPCENAKNEAYEDYYKRVLKDIKSEMGQSGN
- a CDS encoding glycosyltransferase family 8 protein — protein: MKKNEFAVVLASDNRGILPLSVTVFSLLNTAGPDTFYKVYVLSDDIDAGNRRKLEELAAPFDCRLEFIEISNILEEHDFPHTEQWPVPAWGRVFIPELLKEEKGNILYLDIDVLVCRDLTELFRTDLTGKAVGVVFENFSKPGSHFNERLDMPLNCTGYFNSGVLLMNVDVFREKGLVRAVLDYAVSHRDRLTCPDQDALNGALCELTVPLHPRWNWHDGLTRRILKNNPGEKFWRGVTPRQAVEAALEPGILHYQGVHKPWRYNWRYEGKRYERAMRDAGLLRGPLPGRTPLAVLKKYLYKPVYRMTGNKILRLRERFDEEDRG
- a CDS encoding glycosyltransferase family 2 protein — protein: MTHPVKISVIVPVYNVASYVSACLQSLCSQSFTDLEIICVDDASTDASLSILEEWKERDPRVKVVSAPSNGGLSRTRNLAMKHAEGEFLLLVDSDDWMEPDALREMYETACACSADRVVCGYRYFYEDEPEKKDFYLPKDVAEPDASWIPCTPSTIGKVHHGANGMMVRRSVVEQYGTQFPEGFLCEDIYFHYLTFPFCKRACVVRKPLYVYRKRSGSITDEFASGCSVKSLDYVKVALLVLKEWKEKGLLEEYRTAFLRLLVMCVRNVRKYAPHSEQEDVTRTVCRVLREEGLYRPEEDDSCLTATEAKLLKSWLAGKSGLGFSYYWKKMRKRVPQLFRH
- a CDS encoding glycosyltransferase family 9 protein, with product MPAQRILIIKHGALGDVVLAMGTMKRLRELHPEARITLMTMGMFVPMAKQLGVFDDFIVDDRVPYWKLGATWAAIRSIVKGNFDVVYDLQESSRTRKRYYPAIRFLLNRDMDWVACNSGERRRLLKNGGFRLGKVEREPYRLERVLTDLSFMHGEGRHFDELPERYVLMIPGCSPSHPYKRWPVENFCSLARRLAERGIASVVIGTRAEAEEVEAIASSSPLAVSFLGKSSLMDIPQMALRSLACVGNDTGPTHMCAYSGVPVTAIFCHRTRKSAITACRITNLISPGSIEEITVDQVWSTLVPYLSLNLSGKNGHDASC
- the rfaD gene encoding ADP-glyceromanno-heptose 6-epimerase yields the protein MIIVTGGAGFIGSNIVAALEKAGKKDIVVVDTLGSSDKWKNIAKRELCAVVPPEDMFDYMETHAEEIEAVIHMGAISATTETDADLIIRTNFTLSWYLWEFCTLYGKQFIYASSAATYGDGSMGFDDNPSLEHVNALRPLNAYGWSKALFDRKVAREVREGRTVPLQYAGLKFFNVYGPNEYHKGGQKSVVAHIFPQVKVNETVKLFKSYHPDYRDGWQLRDFVWVGDCVDVVLWLLDHPEVSGLFNVGSGEARSFYDLAKAVFNALGLQEKIGYREMPEELKGKYQYYTQADLSRLRTAGYSAPMTSLEDGVRQYVQKYLDREDSYV